A portion of the Cryptomeria japonica chromosome 5, Sugi_1.0, whole genome shotgun sequence genome contains these proteins:
- the LOC131875964 gene encoding SKP1-like protein 11: MAANAVTLRLFRDEDVYEDFELENMVAMESVVLKNFIDTYTDTGMEPLRFPILYGNIESRKVLEMVLDHCKFHAHAKSNTISEEDVKIWDTQFVERALSADKNQATFCHILLAANFLEIRDLFDLLCKASADYMVFENMSWNI, from the coding sequence ATGGCGGCAAATGCAGTGACATTGAGGCTGTTCAGAGATGAGGACGTGTATGAAGATTTCGAATTGGAGAATATGGTTGCAATGGAATCAGTGGTCCTAAAGAATTTTATAGACACATACACAGACACAGGAATGGAGCCTCTGAGATTTCCTATTCTTTATGGTAATATCGAAAGCAGAAAAGTGCTGGAGATGGTATTAGACCACTGTAAATTCCATGCTCATGCAAAATCCAACACTATATCAGAAGAGGATGTGAAGATATGGGATACACAATTCGTTGAAAGAGCTCTTTCTGCAGATAAAAATCAGGCGACATTCTGCCACATTCTTTTGGCTGCGAATTTTCTTGAAATTAGAGATCTATTTGATTTGTTATGTAAGGCATCTGCAGATTATATGGTGTTTGAAAACATGTCATGGAATATATaa